The sequence ACGTGAGGTAGCCCTGGTTCTCCGGAAGGGCGGTGGGCAGGTTCTTGAACTGGGCGGTGTAGTTGGCCGGCACGCCGTGGACGTCGAAGGGCCTGGCGTCCAGCACCTTCTTGAAGAACTCCGCCTTGTCCTGCATCTCCGGCGGCAGCGCGGCGGTGGTGAAGCCCTCCGCCTCCAACTGCGCCATCTCCGCCTTCCACTCCTGGAGCACCTTCTCGTTGGCCTTCGCCGTCGCCTCGGGCGGCACGAAGGTGAAGATGCTCACCACCTGGTCGATGGACGGGTACTTCTCCGGGTGCTGCGTCAGCTCCCGGTACACACCCTCGGCCTCGTCGAGGTCCTTGGTGTAGATGGCCATCGGGTCGCTGGAGATGTTGAAGCGCTTGTTGATTTCGTCCTGGAGGCGCACGGACGACATGCCCTCGGGGATGAGCGCGCGGGTGTTGTAGTCGAAGCCCACGCCGTACTTCAGGCGCTGGAAGAAGCTGAGCTTCTGGTCCTTGGGCATCTCCGAGTCCAGGCCCGCCCAGGGCACCGCCGCCGCGCAGATGAGCACCACCGCGGTGGTGCTGATGGCCAGCACGCGGCCCGGCTTGGGAATGCGCAGCTCCTTGCCGCTGGCCGAGTTGGTGGGCGGCGGCTTCATGACGCCGATGAGCTTCTGCGGCAGCGCGGGGTTGATGCGGCCCGCCAGCGACAGGAGCGCCGCGCTCCACAGGAACAGCGTGAGGCCGAGGATGAGCGTGCCGCAGCCGGCGAGGAAGCCGAACTGGCTGAAGCCGCGGAACTCGCTGACCATCAGCACGAAGAACGAGCCGCCCGTCACCACCGCGGACACCGCCGCCGGGCGGCCCGCGTTGACGAAGGCGTCCCGGATGGCCACGTCGTACGGCTTGCCCGCGCCCAACTCCAGCCGGGTGCGGAACGTGAAGTGGATGCCGTAGTCGATGCCGAAGCCCATCAGGATGCCGCCCAGGATGGACGTAATCATGTTCAGCTCACCCACCGTCGCGTAGGTGAAGCCGAGCGTGTAAATCGTCCCAATCACCGTGCCGCTCACCACGATGAACGTGGGCGCCAGCTTCCGGAAGAAGAGGATGGTGATGAGGAAGATGGCGCCCAGCGCGATGAGCGTCACCGGCTGCAGGGACTCTTCAATCGCGAACGAGTCGTCCACCGTCGTCTTGTACGAGCCGGTGAAGCCGTAGGAGATGCTGGTGGCCTTGCCCTTGTCCGAGCCGTCCTTCTCGTAGGACTGCTCGTCGTAGTTCTCGACGAGCTTCGCCGAGCCGGGCTTCGCGGAGTAGGCGGCGAGGTCCTTCTCGAGCTTGTCGAGATACGCCTTCGTCTTGCCAATCTCCGTGTTGTCCCACATCGGCTTGATGAGGATGAGCAACATCTTCTTGTCGGTGGAGATGTTGTAGTCGTCGCGGATGCTCTTCTTGCCGACGGACGAGTACTTGTCGACGAGGTCCGTCATGTCGAGCTCGACGGGCTTGGAGGCGCCGAGGTCGATGAAGAACGGGTTGCTGCGCTTCAGCTTGTCGCGCAGGAACGCCATGAT comes from Pyxidicoccus parkwaysis and encodes:
- a CDS encoding efflux RND transporter permease subunit, giving the protein MSGARNPNSHSRFALAFAELLVRRPGAVLLVLLALLGLSAWGTSKLRINSNQLDLISQDLQEVKDVKQVIDMVGGSGFLMLAMRSGDEATLKRTADDIAAMLEADKENVRNVSYKLPVEFIQQNMVLFVKTEDLVEGKKRIMAFLRDKLKRSNPFFIDLGASKPVELDMTDLVDKYSSVGKKSIRDDYNISTDKKMLLILIKPMWDNTEIGKTKAYLDKLEKDLAAYSAKPGSAKLVENYDEQSYEKDGSDKGKATSISYGFTGSYKTTVDDSFAIEESLQPVTLIALGAIFLITILFFRKLAPTFIVVSGTVIGTIYTLGFTYATVGELNMITSILGGILMGFGIDYGIHFTFRTRLELGAGKPYDVAIRDAFVNAGRPAAVSAVVTGGSFFVLMVSEFRGFSQFGFLAGCGTLILGLTLFLWSAALLSLAGRINPALPQKLIGVMKPPPTNSASGKELRIPKPGRVLAISTTAVVLICAAAVPWAGLDSEMPKDQKLSFFQRLKYGVGFDYNTRALIPEGMSSVRLQDEINKRFNISSDPMAIYTKDLDEAEGVYRELTQHPEKYPSIDQVVSIFTFVPPEATAKANEKVLQEWKAEMAQLEAEGFTTAALPPEMQDKAEFFKKVLDARPFDVHGVPANYTAQFKNLPTALPENQGYLTYIYASVDLMDGKKMMKFAHETSSIPATYSPGKFDKDPWDPAGPTAQKEFRAAGATRLYAKLASIVLWDGKLTVILTALWILGMHFLDFRNAKLALASVIPLGVGVAMMLGIMSLVNERLNFMNIIILPILLGFGVSHGLYLLHRFLEGTSPLVALRSVGAAVASSTLTAVAGFAALLEAAHRGLKSMGMVACIGLITTLVVSFTVLAAVMQLMHDRRQREAGAASGTGGDAAGGSGSGETKAA